The following are from one region of the Primulina eburnea isolate SZY01 chromosome 17, ASM2296580v1, whole genome shotgun sequence genome:
- the LOC140817794 gene encoding replication protein A 70 kDa DNA-binding subunit A-like isoform X2 — translation METIITDCEIIGNPKMFSESDSVPQNSAPPPLANNNISVHSSARTNFSNGKPASFQNSGSGVQSYPPTIQPPYQPPPNYKNHGAIMRNEAPARIIPIAALNPYQGRWAIKARVTAKGDLRRYNNAKGDGKVFSFDLLDSDGGEIRVTCFNAVVDRFYDAIEVGKVYVISKGNLKPAQKNFNHLKNEWEIFLEATSSVDLCTDEDASIPKQQFSFRPIGEIENAENNSILDVIGVVVTVNPSVPILRKNGMETQRRILNLKDQSGRSVELTLWGDFCNREGQQLQEMVETGLSPVLAVKAGKVNDFSGKSIGTISATQLFVNPDFPEARRLRDWFDHGGKDTASHSISREIMPGGSKNEIRKTITQIKDEGLGRSDKPDWITVKATISFIKTDTFCYTACPIMIGDRQCNKKVTKSGNSRWLCDRCNQEFEDCDYRYLLQVQVQDHTGLTWVTAFQEAGEEILGCSAKELYMVKYETEDELKFLEIVRNCLFTEFRLKLKIKEEIYGDEQKLKITVVKAEKVNYSEESRFLFDMISKFHRTERYNEISDRRC, via the coding sequence ATGGAAACTATCATAACTGACTGCGAGATAATCGGCAACCCAAAAATGTTTTCTGAATCTGATTCAGTGCCTCAAAATTCAGCACCTCCACCATTGGCAAACAATAATATCAGTGTTCATAGTTCAGCGCGCACTAACTTCAGTAATGGAAAACCTGCTAGCTTTCAAAATTCGGGCAGCGGTGTCCAGAGTTATCCTCCCACCATTCAACCCCCATATCAACCACCTCCAAACTATAAAAATCATGGGGCTATCATGAGAAATGAGGCCCCAGCACGCATCATCCCTATCGCTGCTTTGAATCCTTATCAAGGCCGATGGGCTATCAAAGCACGGGTGACAGCAAAAGGAGATCTACGACGTTACAACAATGCCAAAGGAGATGGAAAGGTGTTCTCATTTGATCTTCTTGATTCTGATGGAGGGGAAATTCGGGTGACATGCTTCAATGCTGTAGTTGATCGTTTCTATGACGCAATTGAAGTTGGAAAAGTATATGTGATATCAAAAGGTAACTTGAAACCGGCCCAGAAGAACTTCAACCATCTGAAGAATGAGTGGGAGATATTCTTGGAAGCAACATCATCAGTGGATCTCTGTACAGATGAAGATGCATCCATACCAAAGCAACAGTTCTCTTTTAGGCCAATTGGTGAAATTGAAAATGCAGAAAATAACTCTATATTAGATGTCATTGGTGTTGTTGTAACTGTCAACCCGTCTGTCCCTATCTTGAGAAAGAATGGTATGGAAACTCAAAGAAGAATTCTGAACTTGAAGGACCAGTCTGGGAGAAGTGTTGAGTTGACATTATGGGGAGATTTCTGCAACAGGGAAGGACAGCAACTGCAAGAAATGGTTGAAACTGGATTATCCCCCGTCTTGGCTGTCAAAGCTGGAAAAGTTAACGACTTTAGTGGGAAGTCCATTGGCACCATATCTGCTACACAGTTATTTGTGAATCCTGATTTTCCAGAAGCTCGTCGCTTAAGAGATTGGTTTGATCATGGAGGTAAAGATACAGCTTCTCATTCTATATCTAGGGAAATTATGCCTGGAGGATCAAAAAATGAGATACGCAAGACCATTACGCAGATAAAGGATGAAGGGCTCGGAAGATCGGACAAGCCTGACTGGATCACTGTTAAGGCAACCATATCTTTCATCAAAACCGATACTTTTTGTTATACGGCCTGCCCAATAATGATTGGGGATAGACAGTGCAACAAGAAGGTGACTAAATCAGGGAACTCACGATGGCTGTGTGATAGGTGCAACCAAGAATTTGAAGACTGCGATTACAGATACCTTCTTCAAGTTCAAGTTCAGGATCATACTGGCTTGACATGGGTGACGGCTTTTCAAGAAGCTGGTGAAGAGATTTTGGGTTGCTCGGCAAAGGAATTATACATGGTGAAGTATGAAACCGAAGATGAATTGAAATTTCTTGAAATTGTTCGAAACTGCCTATTTACAGAGTTTCGTCTTAAGCTAAAGATTAAAGAGGAGATATATGGTGATGAACAGAAGTTGAAGATCACAGTTGTCAAGGCAGAGAAGGTGAACTATTCAGAAGAGAGTAGATTCTTGTTCGATATGATTTCAAAATTTCATCGCACCGAAAGATACAATGAAATAAGTGATAGGAGATGTTAA
- the LOC140818772 gene encoding uncharacterized protein gives MNAVLLREAAKKKKAGGLSSAPQKPVILVVPTGTKGNCSTAARKPAGSPTTAKKKVGSSSSTPKRASCPPPQAESPPQLGKEKTSTDPSPSTQQKGKRKISETSVPSASSPEVSGSNDEHASRPMIHSLYTSESVIVGRGPTHIAQKLLFQLPSHADASFLSSLGWSDLVHRTCSSLTEGNMYLRELVERAEDIRSNACHDLREGKALRDQLQATIDEMKETHAKELSESQARCDELVKEKQELHQLIEYQAKEIQKLKEELKNSRAEAAQVRKDLKDAKAQHATEASSFKEKFLKSEEFNEICASTAYHYLEVGFEGAVDLFKAHGYPPPGAPTAFIDFDDFIASLPPDP, from the exons ATGAACGCCGTATTACTCCGTGAGGCTGCGAAGAAGAAGAAGGCTGGGGGTTTATCATCAGCACCCCAGAAGCCGGTTATCCTAGTAGTCCCGACAGGCACAAAGGGAAATTGCTCTACTGCTGCGAGGAAGCCTGCTGGCTCACCCACCACTGCGAAAAAGAAGGTAGGCTCATCCTCCTCCACCCCGAAGCGAGCCTCTTGCCCACCTCCCCAGGCCGAGTCCCCTCCACAGCTAGGCAAAGAGAAGACGTCTACTGATCCCAGCCCATCAACCCAACAGAAAGGGAAGCGCAAAATCTCTGAGACCTCAGTCCCATCAGCCTCTTCCCCAGAGGTGTCTGGATCAAATGATGAGCATGCTTCTAGGCCGATGATACATTCTTTGTATACTTCGGAGTCAGTTATCGTGGGCCGAGGCCCTACTCACATAGCTCAGAAGCTATTATTTCAGCTCCCCTCCCACGCAGACGCATCTTTTTTGAGTTCACTGGGATGGTCTGATTTAGTCCATCGTACATGCAGCAGTCTTACCGAG GGCAACATGTATCTTCGGGAGTTGGTTGAGCGCGCCGAAGATATCAGGTCCAACGCCTGCCACGATTTACGCGAAGGTAAGGCTCTTCGCGACCAACTCCAGGCGACCATAGATGAGATGAAAGAAACACATGCTAAGGAGCTTTCGGAGTCCCAAGCTCGATGTGACGAGCTTGTGAAAGAGAAACAAGAGCTTCACCAACTGATAGAATACCAAGCGAAAGAGATCCAAAAGTTGAAAGAAGAGTTGAAGAATTCCCGAGCTGAAGCGGCACAAGTCCGCAAGGACCTTAAAGACGCCAAAGCGCAACATGCTACAGAAGCCTCCTCATTCAAGGAAAAATTCCTCAAGTCTGAAGAATTCAACGAGATTTGTGCTTCTACAGCTTATCATTATTTGGAGGTGGGTTTCGAGGGTGCAGTCGATCTCTTCAAGGCTCACGGCTACCCTCCACCAGGCGCTCCCACTGCTTTCATCGACTTCGATGATTTCATAGCGAGTCTCCCTCCTGATCCTTAG
- the LOC140818749 gene encoding RING-H2 finger protein ATL52-like: protein MGDPPSPQLTSPPSSAQKSNFTMFYYGLVVVGTVIIILTLYKIVIVRWCVDFNIHGSHLASTTDPGPTSNRGFRNLHVNFVTSFIYEKDEGGGDDISCAVCLCVFEEGEEIRQLPNCKHSFHATCIDLWLYSHMDCPLCRSTVEPPGGQRRLVFEQPVNSREDLLFPRTLG, encoded by the coding sequence ATGGGAGACCCTCCAAGCCCTCAGCTAACATCCCCACCATCTTCCGctcaaaaatcgaattttaccaTGTTCTACTACGGCCTGGTTGTGGTCGGAACAGTGATAATCATTCTTACACTGTATAAGATTGTTATCGTTCGATGGTGTGTTGATTTTAACATTCATGGATCCCACTTAGCCTCGACAACCGATCCGGGACCCACGTCGAACCGGGGCTTTCgtaacttgcatgtaaactttGTGACCAGCTTCATTTACGAGAAAGATGAAGGTGGTGGTGATGATATCAGCTGTGCAGtttgtttgtgtgtgtttgAAGAAGGTGAAGAAATAAGGCAGCTGCCTAACTGCAAGCATTCTTTTCATGCAACCTGTATTGATTTGTGGCTCTATTCGCACATGGATTGTCCCCTTTGTCGTTCCACGGTCGAGCCGCCTGGCGGCCAGCGTCGTCTCGTCTTCGAGCAGCCTGTAAACTCTAGAGAAGATTTGTTGTTTCCACGCACCTTAGGTTAG
- the LOC140817794 gene encoding replication protein A 70 kDa DNA-binding subunit A-like isoform X1, with product MPVNLTANAISAINAGDVNSKPLVQVLDIKLIGSTQERYRLLLSDSVATQHAMLATQLNDRVKSALVRSGSVVQLIDYICSTVQNRKIIVILNMETIITDCEIIGNPKMFSESDSVPQNSAPPPLANNNISVHSSARTNFSNGKPASFQNSGSGVQSYPPTIQPPYQPPPNYKNHGAIMRNEAPARIIPIAALNPYQGRWAIKARVTAKGDLRRYNNAKGDGKVFSFDLLDSDGGEIRVTCFNAVVDRFYDAIEVGKVYVISKGNLKPAQKNFNHLKNEWEIFLEATSSVDLCTDEDASIPKQQFSFRPIGEIENAENNSILDVIGVVVTVNPSVPILRKNGMETQRRILNLKDQSGRSVELTLWGDFCNREGQQLQEMVETGLSPVLAVKAGKVNDFSGKSIGTISATQLFVNPDFPEARRLRDWFDHGGKDTASHSISREIMPGGSKNEIRKTITQIKDEGLGRSDKPDWITVKATISFIKTDTFCYTACPIMIGDRQCNKKVTKSGNSRWLCDRCNQEFEDCDYRYLLQVQVQDHTGLTWVTAFQEAGEEILGCSAKELYMVKYETEDELKFLEIVRNCLFTEFRLKLKIKEEIYGDEQKLKITVVKAEKVNYSEESRFLFDMISKFHRTERYNEISDRRC from the exons ATGCCGGTGAATCTGACGGCGAATGCCATATCGGCTATCAATGCCGGCGATGTGAACTCGAAGCCGCTGGTGCAGGTGTTGGATATCAAGCTGATCGGTTCTACTCAGGAGCGCTACCGCCTCCTCCTCTCTGATTCAGTCGCGACTCAGCACGCGATGCTCGCTACTCAGCTCAACGACCGTGTCAAGTCTGCCTTAGTACGCAGTGGATCCGTTGTCCAGCTCATCGATTATATCTGCAGCACCGTGCAAAATCGCAA GATTATTGTGATTTTAAACATGGAAACTATCATAACTGACTGCGAGATAATCGGCAACCCAAAAATGTTTTCTGAATCTGATTCAGTGCCTCAAAATTCAGCACCTCCACCATTGGCAAACAATAATATCAGTGTTCATAGTTCAGCGCGCACTAACTTCAGTAATGGAAAACCTGCTAGCTTTCAAAATTCGGGCAGCGGTGTCCAGAGTTATCCTCCCACCATTCAACCCCCATATCAACCACCTCCAAACTATAAAAATCATGGGGCTATCATGAGAAATGAGGCCCCAGCACGCATCATCCCTATCGCTGCTTTGAATCCTTATCAAGGCCGATGGGCTATCAAAGCACGGGTGACAGCAAAAGGAGATCTACGACGTTACAACAATGCCAAAGGAGATGGAAAGGTGTTCTCATTTGATCTTCTTGATTCTGATGGAGGGGAAATTCGGGTGACATGCTTCAATGCTGTAGTTGATCGTTTCTATGACGCAATTGAAGTTGGAAAAGTATATGTGATATCAAAAGGTAACTTGAAACCGGCCCAGAAGAACTTCAACCATCTGAAGAATGAGTGGGAGATATTCTTGGAAGCAACATCATCAGTGGATCTCTGTACAGATGAAGATGCATCCATACCAAAGCAACAGTTCTCTTTTAGGCCAATTGGTGAAATTGAAAATGCAGAAAATAACTCTATATTAGATGTCATTGGTGTTGTTGTAACTGTCAACCCGTCTGTCCCTATCTTGAGAAAGAATGGTATGGAAACTCAAAGAAGAATTCTGAACTTGAAGGACCAGTCTGGGAGAAGTGTTGAGTTGACATTATGGGGAGATTTCTGCAACAGGGAAGGACAGCAACTGCAAGAAATGGTTGAAACTGGATTATCCCCCGTCTTGGCTGTCAAAGCTGGAAAAGTTAACGACTTTAGTGGGAAGTCCATTGGCACCATATCTGCTACACAGTTATTTGTGAATCCTGATTTTCCAGAAGCTCGTCGCTTAAGAGATTGGTTTGATCATGGAGGTAAAGATACAGCTTCTCATTCTATATCTAGGGAAATTATGCCTGGAGGATCAAAAAATGAGATACGCAAGACCATTACGCAGATAAAGGATGAAGGGCTCGGAAGATCGGACAAGCCTGACTGGATCACTGTTAAGGCAACCATATCTTTCATCAAAACCGATACTTTTTGTTATACGGCCTGCCCAATAATGATTGGGGATAGACAGTGCAACAAGAAGGTGACTAAATCAGGGAACTCACGATGGCTGTGTGATAGGTGCAACCAAGAATTTGAAGACTGCGATTACAGATACCTTCTTCAAGTTCAAGTTCAGGATCATACTGGCTTGACATGGGTGACGGCTTTTCAAGAAGCTGGTGAAGAGATTTTGGGTTGCTCGGCAAAGGAATTATACATGGTGAAGTATGAAACCGAAGATGAATTGAAATTTCTTGAAATTGTTCGAAACTGCCTATTTACAGAGTTTCGTCTTAAGCTAAAGATTAAAGAGGAGATATATGGTGATGAACAGAAGTTGAAGATCACAGTTGTCAAGGCAGAGAAGGTGAACTATTCAGAAGAGAGTAGATTCTTGTTCGATATGATTTCAAAATTTCATCGCACCGAAAGATACAATGAAATAAGTGATAGGAGATGTTAA
- the LOC140817795 gene encoding uncharacterized protein — protein sequence MASTSAVSMAMPLTPASQKRQPSADAFLKPLPLRTSKTIKVSKQAGKFEVNASLKEKAITGLTAAALTYSMIVPDVAEAAVSPSLKNFLLSIVAGGVVLSAIVGAVVGVSNFDPVKRS from the coding sequence ATGGCCTCCACTTCTGCTGTGTCGATGGCGATGCCGCTCACTCCTGCCAGCCAGAAGAGGCAGCCGAGTGCCGATGCCTTCCTCAAGCCATTGCCTTTGAGGACATCAAAGACAATTAAGGTTTCAAAGCAAGCTGGAAAGTTTGAAGTCAATGCTTCATTGAAGGAGAAGGCGATTACCGGATTAACAGCCGCTGCTTTGACCTATTCCATGATTGTTCCAGATGTGGCTGAGGCAGCGGTTTCCCCGTCTCTTAAGAACTTCTTGCTCAGCATCGTGGCTGGTGGTGTTGTGCTCTCCGCCATAGTTGGTGCAGTGGTCGGTGTTTCCAACTTTGATCCTGTCAAGAGAAGCTGA